In the genome of Cryptomeria japonica chromosome 8, Sugi_1.0, whole genome shotgun sequence, one region contains:
- the LOC131078562 gene encoding ribulose bisphosphate carboxylase/oxygenase activase, chloroplastic isoform X2, which produces MATSVAAVGSINMTQTMALSSSGQVSCPKTLGSSYSSFFGSSVRKSSSNPMRHGKPNNNFKVCAEIDEKKQTDKDKWKGLAYDISDDQQDITRGKGLVDSLFQAPMGDGTHHAVLSSYEYLSTAQRTLLWDNTKDGYYIAPAFMDKLVVHIAKNFMSLPTIKIPLILGIWGGKGQGKSFQCELVFSKLGINPIMMSAGELESGNAGEPAKLIRQRYREAADMIKKGKMCVLFINDLDAGAGRMGGTTQYTVNNQMVNATLMNIADNPTSVQLPGMYNKEDNPRVPIVVTGNDFSTLYAPLIRDGRMEKFYWAPTREDRIGVCNGIFSSDNVSEEAVATIVDSFPGQSIDFFGAIRARVYDDEVRKWISEVGVESIGKKLVNSRDGPPTFQKPTMTLEKLLEYGNMLVKEQENVKRVQLADKYMSQAALGDANEDAIKSGAFYGKAAQQVNLPVPEGCTDPNAENFDPTARSDNGTCVYNFQE; this is translated from the exons ATGGCCACTTCTGTAGCTGCTGTTGGTTCCATCAATATGACCCAG ACCATGGCATTGTCAAGCAGTGGCCAGGTATCATGCCCAAAGACTTTGGGTTCAAGTTACTCCTCCTTCTTTGGCTCTAGTGTTAGAAAGTCCTCTTCAAATCCAATGAGACATGGAAAGCCCAATAACAACTTCAAAGTTTGCGCTGAGATAGACGAGAAAAAGCAAACTGATAAGGACAAGTGGAAGGGGCTCGCCTATGATATTTCAGATGACCAGCAGGATATCACTCGAGGAAAGGGACTGGTTGACAGCCTCTTTCAGGCTCCCATGGGAGATGGTACCCACCATGCTGTTTTGAGCTCCTATGAATATCTCAGCACTGCCCAACGCAC ACTTTTATGGGACAACACTAAGGATGGGTATTACATTGCTCCTGCTTTCATGGATAAGTTGGTTGTTCATATTGCCAAGAACTTCATGAGTTTGCCAACCATAAAG ATTCCTCTCATTTTGGGTATATGGGGAGGCAAGGGTCAAGGAAAATCGTTCCAATGTGAGCTTGTTTTTTCAAAGCTGGGGATTAA TCCAATCATGATGAGTGCGGGAGAGCTTGAAAGTGGAAACGCGGGAGAGCCTGCAAAGCTAATTAGGCAAAGATACCGTGAAGCAGCGGATATGATTAAGAAAGGGAAGATGTGCGTCCTCTTCATCAATGATCTTGATGCAGGGGCGGGAAGAATGGGAGGCACAACTCAGTATACAGTGAACAATCAAATGGTGAATGCCACACTCATGAACATTGCAGATAATCCCACTAGCGTTCAGCTACCTGGCATGTACAACAAGGAAGACAATCCCCGTGTTCCCATTGTTGTGACAGGAAATGACTTTTCAACTCTGTATGCCCCATTGATTCGTGATGGTCGTATGGAGAAGTTCTATTGGGCTCCAACCAGGGAAGACAGAATTGGAGTCTGCAATGGAATTTTCTCCTCAGACAATGTTTCTGAAGAGGCCGTTGCCACGATTGTGGATTCTTTCCCTGGCCAGTCAATTG ATTTCTTTGGTGCCATAAGAGCGAGGGTATATGATGATGAGGTGAGAAAGTGGATATCAGAAGTTGGGGTAGAGAGCATTGGGAAGAAGCTAGTCAACTCAAGGGATGGTCCTCCAACCTTCCAGAAGCCTACAATGACACTCGAGAAACTTCTTGAGTATGGAAACATGTTAGTTAAAGAGCAAGAGAATGTGAAACGCGTGCAATTGGCTGATAAGTACATGTCTCAAGCTGCTCTTGGGGACGCTAATGAGGATGCCATTAAAAGTGGTGCCTTCTATG GTAAGGCTGCACAGCAAGTGAACTTACCCGTCCCTGAAGGTTGCACAGACCCAAATGCAGAAAATTTCGACCCAACAGCAAGAAGTGACAATGGAACCTGTGTGTACAACTTCCAGGAGTAA
- the LOC131078562 gene encoding ribulose bisphosphate carboxylase/oxygenase activase, chloroplastic isoform X1 has product MATSVAAVGSINMTQCSSQTMALSSSGQVSCPKTLGSSYSSFFGSSVRKSSSNPMRHGKPNNNFKVCAEIDEKKQTDKDKWKGLAYDISDDQQDITRGKGLVDSLFQAPMGDGTHHAVLSSYEYLSTAQRTLLWDNTKDGYYIAPAFMDKLVVHIAKNFMSLPTIKIPLILGIWGGKGQGKSFQCELVFSKLGINPIMMSAGELESGNAGEPAKLIRQRYREAADMIKKGKMCVLFINDLDAGAGRMGGTTQYTVNNQMVNATLMNIADNPTSVQLPGMYNKEDNPRVPIVVTGNDFSTLYAPLIRDGRMEKFYWAPTREDRIGVCNGIFSSDNVSEEAVATIVDSFPGQSIDFFGAIRARVYDDEVRKWISEVGVESIGKKLVNSRDGPPTFQKPTMTLEKLLEYGNMLVKEQENVKRVQLADKYMSQAALGDANEDAIKSGAFYGKAAQQVNLPVPEGCTDPNAENFDPTARSDNGTCVYNFQE; this is encoded by the exons ATGGCCACTTCTGTAGCTGCTGTTGGTTCCATCAATATGACCCAG TGCTCTTCACAGACCATGGCATTGTCAAGCAGTGGCCAGGTATCATGCCCAAAGACTTTGGGTTCAAGTTACTCCTCCTTCTTTGGCTCTAGTGTTAGAAAGTCCTCTTCAAATCCAATGAGACATGGAAAGCCCAATAACAACTTCAAAGTTTGCGCTGAGATAGACGAGAAAAAGCAAACTGATAAGGACAAGTGGAAGGGGCTCGCCTATGATATTTCAGATGACCAGCAGGATATCACTCGAGGAAAGGGACTGGTTGACAGCCTCTTTCAGGCTCCCATGGGAGATGGTACCCACCATGCTGTTTTGAGCTCCTATGAATATCTCAGCACTGCCCAACGCAC ACTTTTATGGGACAACACTAAGGATGGGTATTACATTGCTCCTGCTTTCATGGATAAGTTGGTTGTTCATATTGCCAAGAACTTCATGAGTTTGCCAACCATAAAG ATTCCTCTCATTTTGGGTATATGGGGAGGCAAGGGTCAAGGAAAATCGTTCCAATGTGAGCTTGTTTTTTCAAAGCTGGGGATTAA TCCAATCATGATGAGTGCGGGAGAGCTTGAAAGTGGAAACGCGGGAGAGCCTGCAAAGCTAATTAGGCAAAGATACCGTGAAGCAGCGGATATGATTAAGAAAGGGAAGATGTGCGTCCTCTTCATCAATGATCTTGATGCAGGGGCGGGAAGAATGGGAGGCACAACTCAGTATACAGTGAACAATCAAATGGTGAATGCCACACTCATGAACATTGCAGATAATCCCACTAGCGTTCAGCTACCTGGCATGTACAACAAGGAAGACAATCCCCGTGTTCCCATTGTTGTGACAGGAAATGACTTTTCAACTCTGTATGCCCCATTGATTCGTGATGGTCGTATGGAGAAGTTCTATTGGGCTCCAACCAGGGAAGACAGAATTGGAGTCTGCAATGGAATTTTCTCCTCAGACAATGTTTCTGAAGAGGCCGTTGCCACGATTGTGGATTCTTTCCCTGGCCAGTCAATTG ATTTCTTTGGTGCCATAAGAGCGAGGGTATATGATGATGAGGTGAGAAAGTGGATATCAGAAGTTGGGGTAGAGAGCATTGGGAAGAAGCTAGTCAACTCAAGGGATGGTCCTCCAACCTTCCAGAAGCCTACAATGACACTCGAGAAACTTCTTGAGTATGGAAACATGTTAGTTAAAGAGCAAGAGAATGTGAAACGCGTGCAATTGGCTGATAAGTACATGTCTCAAGCTGCTCTTGGGGACGCTAATGAGGATGCCATTAAAAGTGGTGCCTTCTATG GTAAGGCTGCACAGCAAGTGAACTTACCCGTCCCTGAAGGTTGCACAGACCCAAATGCAGAAAATTTCGACCCAACAGCAAGAAGTGACAATGGAACCTGTGTGTACAACTTCCAGGAGTAA
- the LOC131078562 gene encoding ribulose bisphosphate carboxylase/oxygenase activase, chloroplastic isoform X4: MATSVAAVGSINMTQTMALSSSGQVSCPKTLGSSYSSFFGSSVRKSSSNPMRHGKPNNNFKVCAEIDEKKQTDKDKWKGLAYDISDDQQDITRGKGLVDSLFQAPMGDGTHHAVLSSYEYLSTAQRTLLWDNTKDGYYIAPAFMDKLVVHIAKNFMSLPTIKIPLILGIWGGKGQGKSFQCELVFSKLGINPIMMSAGELESGNAGEPAKLIRQRYREAADMIKKGKMCVLFINDLDAGAGRMGGTTQYTVNNQMVNATLMNIADNPTSVQLPGMYNKEDNPRVPIVVTGNDFSTLYAPLIRDGRMEKFYWAPTREDRIGVCNGIFSSDNVSEEAVATIVDSFPGQSIDFFGAIRARVYDDEVRKWISEVGVESIGKKLVNSRDGPPTFQKPTMTLEKLLEYGNMLVKEQENVKRVQLADKYMSQAALGDANEDAIKSGAFYGR, translated from the exons ATGGCCACTTCTGTAGCTGCTGTTGGTTCCATCAATATGACCCAG ACCATGGCATTGTCAAGCAGTGGCCAGGTATCATGCCCAAAGACTTTGGGTTCAAGTTACTCCTCCTTCTTTGGCTCTAGTGTTAGAAAGTCCTCTTCAAATCCAATGAGACATGGAAAGCCCAATAACAACTTCAAAGTTTGCGCTGAGATAGACGAGAAAAAGCAAACTGATAAGGACAAGTGGAAGGGGCTCGCCTATGATATTTCAGATGACCAGCAGGATATCACTCGAGGAAAGGGACTGGTTGACAGCCTCTTTCAGGCTCCCATGGGAGATGGTACCCACCATGCTGTTTTGAGCTCCTATGAATATCTCAGCACTGCCCAACGCAC ACTTTTATGGGACAACACTAAGGATGGGTATTACATTGCTCCTGCTTTCATGGATAAGTTGGTTGTTCATATTGCCAAGAACTTCATGAGTTTGCCAACCATAAAG ATTCCTCTCATTTTGGGTATATGGGGAGGCAAGGGTCAAGGAAAATCGTTCCAATGTGAGCTTGTTTTTTCAAAGCTGGGGATTAA TCCAATCATGATGAGTGCGGGAGAGCTTGAAAGTGGAAACGCGGGAGAGCCTGCAAAGCTAATTAGGCAAAGATACCGTGAAGCAGCGGATATGATTAAGAAAGGGAAGATGTGCGTCCTCTTCATCAATGATCTTGATGCAGGGGCGGGAAGAATGGGAGGCACAACTCAGTATACAGTGAACAATCAAATGGTGAATGCCACACTCATGAACATTGCAGATAATCCCACTAGCGTTCAGCTACCTGGCATGTACAACAAGGAAGACAATCCCCGTGTTCCCATTGTTGTGACAGGAAATGACTTTTCAACTCTGTATGCCCCATTGATTCGTGATGGTCGTATGGAGAAGTTCTATTGGGCTCCAACCAGGGAAGACAGAATTGGAGTCTGCAATGGAATTTTCTCCTCAGACAATGTTTCTGAAGAGGCCGTTGCCACGATTGTGGATTCTTTCCCTGGCCAGTCAATTG ATTTCTTTGGTGCCATAAGAGCGAGGGTATATGATGATGAGGTGAGAAAGTGGATATCAGAAGTTGGGGTAGAGAGCATTGGGAAGAAGCTAGTCAACTCAAGGGATGGTCCTCCAACCTTCCAGAAGCCTACAATGACACTCGAGAAACTTCTTGAGTATGGAAACATGTTAGTTAAAGAGCAAGAGAATGTGAAACGCGTGCAATTGGCTGATAAGTACATGTCTCAAGCTGCTCTTGGGGACGCTAATGAGGATGCCATTAAAAGTGGTGCCTTCTATGGTCG GTAA
- the LOC131078562 gene encoding ribulose bisphosphate carboxylase/oxygenase activase 2, chloroplastic isoform X3, translated as MATSVAAVGSINMTQCSSQTMALSSSGQVSCPKTLGSSYSSFFGSSVRKSSSNPMRHGKPNNNFKVCAEIDEKKQTDKDKWKGLAYDISDDQQDITRGKGLVDSLFQAPMGDGTHHAVLSSYEYLSTAQRTLLWDNTKDGYYIAPAFMDKLVVHIAKNFMSLPTIKIPLILGIWGGKGQGKSFQCELVFSKLGINPIMMSAGELESGNAGEPAKLIRQRYREAADMIKKGKMCVLFINDLDAGAGRMGGTTQYTVNNQMVNATLMNIADNPTSVQLPGMYNKEDNPRVPIVVTGNDFSTLYAPLIRDGRMEKFYWAPTREDRIGVCNGIFSSDNVSEEAVATIVDSFPGQSIDFFGAIRARVYDDEVRKWISEVGVESIGKKLVNSRDGPPTFQKPTMTLEKLLEYGNMLVKEQENVKRVQLADKYMSQAALGDANEDAIKSGAFYGR; from the exons ATGGCCACTTCTGTAGCTGCTGTTGGTTCCATCAATATGACCCAG TGCTCTTCACAGACCATGGCATTGTCAAGCAGTGGCCAGGTATCATGCCCAAAGACTTTGGGTTCAAGTTACTCCTCCTTCTTTGGCTCTAGTGTTAGAAAGTCCTCTTCAAATCCAATGAGACATGGAAAGCCCAATAACAACTTCAAAGTTTGCGCTGAGATAGACGAGAAAAAGCAAACTGATAAGGACAAGTGGAAGGGGCTCGCCTATGATATTTCAGATGACCAGCAGGATATCACTCGAGGAAAGGGACTGGTTGACAGCCTCTTTCAGGCTCCCATGGGAGATGGTACCCACCATGCTGTTTTGAGCTCCTATGAATATCTCAGCACTGCCCAACGCAC ACTTTTATGGGACAACACTAAGGATGGGTATTACATTGCTCCTGCTTTCATGGATAAGTTGGTTGTTCATATTGCCAAGAACTTCATGAGTTTGCCAACCATAAAG ATTCCTCTCATTTTGGGTATATGGGGAGGCAAGGGTCAAGGAAAATCGTTCCAATGTGAGCTTGTTTTTTCAAAGCTGGGGATTAA TCCAATCATGATGAGTGCGGGAGAGCTTGAAAGTGGAAACGCGGGAGAGCCTGCAAAGCTAATTAGGCAAAGATACCGTGAAGCAGCGGATATGATTAAGAAAGGGAAGATGTGCGTCCTCTTCATCAATGATCTTGATGCAGGGGCGGGAAGAATGGGAGGCACAACTCAGTATACAGTGAACAATCAAATGGTGAATGCCACACTCATGAACATTGCAGATAATCCCACTAGCGTTCAGCTACCTGGCATGTACAACAAGGAAGACAATCCCCGTGTTCCCATTGTTGTGACAGGAAATGACTTTTCAACTCTGTATGCCCCATTGATTCGTGATGGTCGTATGGAGAAGTTCTATTGGGCTCCAACCAGGGAAGACAGAATTGGAGTCTGCAATGGAATTTTCTCCTCAGACAATGTTTCTGAAGAGGCCGTTGCCACGATTGTGGATTCTTTCCCTGGCCAGTCAATTG ATTTCTTTGGTGCCATAAGAGCGAGGGTATATGATGATGAGGTGAGAAAGTGGATATCAGAAGTTGGGGTAGAGAGCATTGGGAAGAAGCTAGTCAACTCAAGGGATGGTCCTCCAACCTTCCAGAAGCCTACAATGACACTCGAGAAACTTCTTGAGTATGGAAACATGTTAGTTAAAGAGCAAGAGAATGTGAAACGCGTGCAATTGGCTGATAAGTACATGTCTCAAGCTGCTCTTGGGGACGCTAATGAGGATGCCATTAAAAGTGGTGCCTTCTATGGTCG GTAA